The Rudaeicoccus suwonensis sequence TGGTGTTCGTCAGTGTCTACCGGCAGCAGCGGCGGTTCGCGGCCGGTCGCTGATGACCGAAGCCTGGAAAGGCTCCCGTCATACCGAACCTCTCGGCCTACGCTTCCGGGTATGACGAGCACGATCGACGAGCGTGACCGGTCCGATGTGACGACTGCTGACGAAGCGACGCACCGGGTGCAGGCGGCCGCGTCCGCTGCCCGCCGCGCAGCGCGGCGGCTGGCGCAACTGGCCACCGCCGACAAGAACTCCGCGCTGCATCACCTCGCCGACGCGCTCGTCACGGCCACGGATCAGATCGTTGCCGCCAACGACATCGACCTGGCCAGAGGTCGTGACCAGGGCATGCCCGACGGTTTGCAGGATCGACTGCGACTCACTCCGGAGCGTGTTCAGGCGATCGCCCAGGCGTTGCGCGACCTGGCGGCGCTGCCGGATCCGATCGGAGAGGTCGTGCGGGGCAGCACGTTGGCCAACGGCTTGCAGCTGCGACAGGTGCGGGTGCCGATGGGCGTCGTCGGCATGGTCTACGAGTCACGACCCAATGTCACAGTCGACGCCGCCGGCCTGGGGCTCAAGAGCGGCAATGCGATGATTCTGCGCGGGGGTTCGGCAGCTGCGCGCACCAACGCGACGATCGTCGATGTGTTGCGCACCGCTCTCGTCGACGACGGCCTGCCGGCCGATGCGGTGAGCCTGCTGGAGGGTGGCCACGAGGATGTCGACGCGCTCATCACCGCCCGCGGTCTCGTCGACCTGGTGATCCCGCGAGGCAGCGACCGGCTGATCCAGGCCGTCGTGCAGGGCGCGACGGTGCCGGTGATCGAAACCGGCGTGGGCAACTGCCATGTGTATGTCGATGCTGCCGCAGACCTCGATCAAGCGGTGCGCATCGCGCTCAATTCCAAAACGCACCGGCCCAGCGTGTGCAATGCGGCCGAATCGCTGCTGGTGCACACGGCCGTTGCGGACGAGGTGCTGCCCGCGTTGTATGACGCGCTCACGGCGGCCGGGGTCGTGCTCCACACGGACGAGCCGGCGTCGCGTATCGCCCAGGCGCACGGGTCGGCATACCTGCCCGTGACCGAGGAGGACTTCGCCACCGAATACCTCGCGCTCGAGATGAGCGTTGCCGTCGTGCCCGATCTGACTGCCGCGATCGAGCACATCGACCGCTACGGCTCGGGCCACAC is a genomic window containing:
- a CDS encoding glutamate-5-semialdehyde dehydrogenase encodes the protein MTSTIDERDRSDVTTADEATHRVQAAASAARRAARRLAQLATADKNSALHHLADALVTATDQIVAANDIDLARGRDQGMPDGLQDRLRLTPERVQAIAQALRDLAALPDPIGEVVRGSTLANGLQLRQVRVPMGVVGMVYESRPNVTVDAAGLGLKSGNAMILRGGSAAARTNATIVDVLRTALVDDGLPADAVSLLEGGHEDVDALITARGLVDLVIPRGSDRLIQAVVQGATVPVIETGVGNCHVYVDAAADLDQAVRIALNSKTHRPSVCNAAESLLVHTAVADEVLPALYDALTAAGVVLHTDEPASRIAQAHGSAYLPVTEEDFATEYLALEMSVAVVPDLTAAIEHIDRYGSGHTEVIVTEDRAAARRFTAEVDAAVVMVNASSRFTDGGEFGFGAEIGISTQKLHARGPMGLQELTSTKWIVEGDGQIRG